Below is a window of Desulfuromonas thiophila DNA.
CCGGCCATCTACCGTGCTCAACTGGCCAGCACCGCAGCCGTGCTGCTGGAAGCCGAAGCCGATCTGGTCACCCTGCAACTCAAGGAACGGCGCCTGCGAGAACTGGTCGAGGTCAAGGCGGTGAGCCAGCAGGAATACGACGATGTCCATGCTGCCCTTAAGCAGGCGCAGGCCCGAATCGCTTCGGCGGCGGCAGCCCGGGACCTGCAGCAGATCTATCTGGATTACACCCGCATCACCGCCCCCATCAGCGGTCGCATCGGCATCTCCAACGTGACCACCGGCGCACTGGTCTCCACCCATCAGACAGCGCCACTGGCTACCATCCAGCAGATTGACCCGGTCTACGTCGACCTGACCCAGTCAAGTGCCGAACTGCTGCGGCTCAAACGCTCACTGATGGCGACCCAGGACACCGCCAGGGCTGCCAGCGCCAGGGTACGCCTGGAGTTGGAGGACGGCAGCCCCTATCCCCAGACCGGCACCCTGCAATTTTCCGACATCAGTGTTGACGAAGCGACCGGCTCGGTCACCCTGCGCTGCCGTTTTGACAACCCCCAGCACCTGCTGCTGCCAGGCCTGTTTGTCCGCGCCCAGGTTGAAGAGGGGACCCTGGAACAGGCCCTGTTGGTTCCCCAGCGGGCAGTCAGCCGCCTGCCCGACGGCACGGCAACGGTTCTGCTGGTGGAAGCCGATGGCACCGTAACGCAGCGGCCGATTGAGGTCGAGCGGGCCGTGGACCATAACTGGCTGGTCCGTTCGGGTTTGCAGGGCGGCGAGGAAATCATCCTGGAAGGCATACAGAAAATCCGGCCGGGGATGAAGGTGAGCACGGTGCCTTTCGCCGGCACGGCAGCAGAATAAGGAGCGGCGTTCATGGCACGTTTTTTCATCAACCGGCCGATTTTTGCCTGGGTTCTGGCCATCATCGTGATGCTGGCCGGCCTGCTGTCGATCCTGACCTTGCCGGTGGCGCAGTATCCGGCCATTGCCCCGCCGCAGATTTCCATTAATGTGGTCTATCCCGGCGCTTCGGCCCAGACGGTGCAGGACACCGTCACTCAGGTCATCGAGCAAAAACTTAACGGCATCGACAACCTGATTTACATGGCCTCCAACAGCGATTCGGCCGGCTATGCCACCATCACGCTGACCTTCAAGGCCGGTACCGATCCCGACATCGCCCAGGTACAGGTTCAAAACAAGCTGCAACTGGCCGAACCCATGCTGCCGGAAGCGGTCAAGCGGCAGGGGATTTCCGTCACCAAATCAACGCGCAATTTTCTGCTGATCATCGGCCTGATCTCCGAGGATGGCTCCATGAGCCGCTTTGATCTGGCCGACTACGCCGTCGCCAATATTCAGGACATCGTCAGCCGCCTGCCCGGCGTTGGCGAGGTGCAGATGTTCGGCTCGCAAAATGCCATGCGCATCTGGCTTGATCCGGACAGACTCTACAGCTACGGCCTGACCAGCAACGATGTCATCGCAGCCCTGCAGGCTCAAAACGCCCAGGTCTCCGGTGGCCAGTTCGGCGGCAACCCGGCCACGGCGGGGCAGCAACTCAATGCCACCATCACCGCCCGCAGCCTGTTGCAGACGCCGGAGCAATTCAACGAGATCTTGCTGCGCACCAGCGCCAGTGGCGCTTCGGTTCGGCTCAGGGATGTCGCCCGCTGTGAGGTCGGCACCGAAAATTACGACATTCAGGCCCGTTACAAGGGCATGCCGGTCGCCGGCCTCGGCATCCGCCTGGCGTCGGACGCCAACGCGCTGGATACCGCCACCGTCATCAAGAACAAGATGGAGGAACTCTCGGCCTATTTCCCGCCGGGCATGTCTTTCGTGTTTCCCTACGATACCACCCCCTTCGTCAAGCTCTCCATCCAGGGCGTGGTGCGCACCCTGATTGAGGCGGTGCTGCTGGTATTCGTCATCATGTTCCTGTTTTTGCAGAACATCCGGGCGACCCTGATTCCAACCATCGCGGTACCGGTGGTGCTGCTTGGCACCTTCGGCATTCTGGCCGCCACGGGTTTTTCCATCAACACCCTGACCATGTTCGCCATGGTTTTGGCCATTGGCCTGCTGATCGACGATGCCATCGTGGTGGTGGAAAACGTCGAACGGCTCATGACGGAGGAGGGACTGCCGCCCAAGGAGGCCACCATCAAGTCGATGGAGCAGATCACCAGCGCCCTCTGGGGCATCGCTCTGGTGCTGGTGGCCGTGTTTATTCCAATGGCGTTTTTCGGCGGCTCCACCGGCGTCATCTACCGCCAGTTTTCCATCACCATGGTTTCGGCCATGCTGCTGTCGGTTCTGGTCGCTCTCATCCTGACCCCGGCACTGTGCGCTACCATGCTCAAGCCGGTACACAAGGGCCACATCGCCGCCGAAGGCAGCTGGTTCAAGGGCTTCTTTCGTGGCTTCAACCGGGCCTTCGATTACAGCAGTGGCCTGTATCAGTCCATCGTCGGCTGGTCCGTGCGCCGTACCGGTCGGTTCCTCTTGCTGTTTGCATTGATTTGCAGCCTGCTCGGCTACCTCTTTGTCCGTATGCCGACGGCCTTTCTGCCCGAGGAGGATCAGGGCTACATTCTCTGTCAGTTACAGCTGCCAGCCGGAGCGACAGCCAATCGCACCTTCGAGGTCATTCAGCAAATCGAGCGTCATTTTCTGGAAAATGAAGCTGAAGCCATTGAATCGGTGTTGACCGTTTCCGGTTTCAGCTTCGCCGGACGCGGTCAGAACATGGGCCTGGCCTTCGTCAAGCTCAAGGATTGGCACCTGCGCCACCGTCCCGACCAGCGAGTGGCCGCCGTGGCGGGACGGGCCATGAGAGCCTTTTCGCAGATCAAGGACGCCCTGGTTTTTGCCTTTGTTCCTCCCGCAGTGATGGAACTGGGCACGGCCAACGGCTTTGACTTTCAGCTGCAGGATCGGGCCGGGCTGGGACACAACAGCCTGATGGCGGCCCGCAACCAGTTGCTTGGCATGGCAGCCAAAAATCCGGTACTGATGGCGGTACGACCCAACGGTCAGGATGACACGCCGGAATTCCGGCTGCTGCTGGATGACGAGCGGGCCGGCGCTCTGGGCCTGCAACCAGCGGCCATCAACGAGGTGATCAGCAGCGTCTGGGGCAGTGCCTACGTCAACGACTTTATTGAAAACGGCCGGGTCAAGAAGGTTTATTTGCAGGCCGGCGCCCCGTTCCGCATGCAGCCACAGGATATTGACCGCTGGTATGTGCGTAACGCCAGCGGGGCCATGGTGCCATTCTCAGCCTTCACCACAGCCACATGGAGCTACGCCTCGCCGCGGCTGGAACGCTATAACGGCTTGCCCTCGCGCCAGATTCTCGGCCAGGCGGCCCCAGGTTACAGCACCGGCGACGCCATGGCGGAGATGGAAAAACTGGCCAGCCAGTTGCCCGCCGGCATCGGTTTCGAATGGACGGGACTGTCTTACGAGGAACGGCTGGGCGGCGCCCAGGCCCCTATCGCCTACGCGATCTCCCTGCTGGTGGTGTTTCTCTGTCTGGCAGCACTGTATGAAAGCTGGGCAGTGCCTTTTTCTGTTATGCTGGTGGTACCTTTGGGGGTAATCGGCGCGGTGACCGCAGCCACGCTGCGCGGTTTTTCCAACGACATCTATTTCCAGATCGCCATTCTGACCACCATCGGCTTGTCGGCGCGTAATGCGATCATGATTGTCGAGTTCGCCAAGGAATTGATGGAACAGGGCATGGGCCTGATCGAAGCCACGTTGGAAGGTGCCCGCCTGCGGCTGCGGCCGATTCTGATGACCGCCATGACCTTCATCATCGGCGTACTGCCACTGGCGCTGAGCAAGGGGGCCAGTTCCGGTGCCCAGAATGCCATCGGCACCAGCATGGCCGGCGGCATGCTCAGCGCCACCTTCCTGGGCCTGCTGTTCGTGCCCATCTTCTTTGTTGTGGTCCGGCGCCTGTTCCCGGTGCGCCCCGAGCAAGAGACTTCTTCCCACGTTGAGGTTTAACCCATGCGCAGACGTTTAGCCGCCCTGCTCTGTTGCCTGCTGTGCCTGACAGGTTGCGCCACCCTGGCACCGCCCTATGAAACTCCCGCACCGGCCAGCAGCAGCCACTGGCCCGCAGGTGCTGCCTATCCAACACTGGCGGACAACGCCGGCCCTCTGGCAATGCATCTGCCGCTGGGACAGGTATTTCCTGACCAGCGCCTGCAGCAGCTGCTGTCTCTGGCCATTGCCAACAACCGC
It encodes the following:
- a CDS encoding efflux RND transporter periplasmic adaptor subunit, whose amino-acid sequence is MKRPLSGNFAVLLLLLLGLCLSGCQRTSDAAPQTPQSAPPQVSVLRLEPQPLTLSTRLPGRVSAYLVAEVRPQVEGHILKRQFTEGSDVRQGQVLYQIDPAIYRAQLASTAAVLLEAEADLVTLQLKERRLRELVEVKAVSQQEYDDVHAALKQAQARIASAAAARDLQQIYLDYTRITAPISGRIGISNVTTGALVSTHQTAPLATIQQIDPVYVDLTQSSAELLRLKRSLMATQDTARAASARVRLELEDGSPYPQTGTLQFSDISVDEATGSVTLRCRFDNPQHLLLPGLFVRAQVEEGTLEQALLVPQRAVSRLPDGTATVLLVEADGTVTQRPIEVERAVDHNWLVRSGLQGGEEIILEGIQKIRPGMKVSTVPFAGTAAE
- a CDS encoding efflux RND transporter permease subunit, with amino-acid sequence MARFFINRPIFAWVLAIIVMLAGLLSILTLPVAQYPAIAPPQISINVVYPGASAQTVQDTVTQVIEQKLNGIDNLIYMASNSDSAGYATITLTFKAGTDPDIAQVQVQNKLQLAEPMLPEAVKRQGISVTKSTRNFLLIIGLISEDGSMSRFDLADYAVANIQDIVSRLPGVGEVQMFGSQNAMRIWLDPDRLYSYGLTSNDVIAALQAQNAQVSGGQFGGNPATAGQQLNATITARSLLQTPEQFNEILLRTSASGASVRLRDVARCEVGTENYDIQARYKGMPVAGLGIRLASDANALDTATVIKNKMEELSAYFPPGMSFVFPYDTTPFVKLSIQGVVRTLIEAVLLVFVIMFLFLQNIRATLIPTIAVPVVLLGTFGILAATGFSINTLTMFAMVLAIGLLIDDAIVVVENVERLMTEEGLPPKEATIKSMEQITSALWGIALVLVAVFIPMAFFGGSTGVIYRQFSITMVSAMLLSVLVALILTPALCATMLKPVHKGHIAAEGSWFKGFFRGFNRAFDYSSGLYQSIVGWSVRRTGRFLLLFALICSLLGYLFVRMPTAFLPEEDQGYILCQLQLPAGATANRTFEVIQQIERHFLENEAEAIESVLTVSGFSFAGRGQNMGLAFVKLKDWHLRHRPDQRVAAVAGRAMRAFSQIKDALVFAFVPPAVMELGTANGFDFQLQDRAGLGHNSLMAARNQLLGMAAKNPVLMAVRPNGQDDTPEFRLLLDDERAGALGLQPAAINEVISSVWGSAYVNDFIENGRVKKVYLQAGAPFRMQPQDIDRWYVRNASGAMVPFSAFTTATWSYASPRLERYNGLPSRQILGQAAPGYSTGDAMAEMEKLASQLPAGIGFEWTGLSYEERLGGAQAPIAYAISLLVVFLCLAALYESWAVPFSVMLVVPLGVIGAVTAATLRGFSNDIYFQIAILTTIGLSARNAIMIVEFAKELMEQGMGLIEATLEGARLRLRPILMTAMTFIIGVLPLALSKGASSGAQNAIGTSMAGGMLSATFLGLLFVPIFFVVVRRLFPVRPEQETSSHVEV